The Bubalus bubalis isolate 160015118507 breed Murrah chromosome 1, NDDB_SH_1, whole genome shotgun sequence genome includes a region encoding these proteins:
- the CAMK2N2 gene encoding calcium/calmodulin-dependent protein kinase II inhibitor 2, which yields MSEILPYSEDKMGRFGADPEGSDLSFSCRLQDTNSFFAGNQAKRPPKLGQIGRAKRVVIEDDRIDDVLKGMGEKPPSGV from the exons ATGTCCGAGATCCTGCCCTACAGCGAGGACAAGATGGGCCGCTTCGGCGCCGACCCCGAGGGCTCTGACCTCTCTTTCAGCTGTCGCCTGCAGGACACCAACTCCTTCTTCGCGGGCAACCAAGCCAAGCGACCCCCCAAGCTGGGCCAGATCGGCCGAGCCAAGAGAG TGGTGATCGAGGATGACCGGATAGACGACGTGCTGAAGGGGATGGGGGAGAAGCCGCCGTCCGGAGTGTAG
- the ALG3 gene encoding dol-P-Man:Man(5)GlcNAc(2)-PP-Dol alpha-1,3-mannosyltransferase, translating into MAAGLRKRGREGPATRAAGLCGQWLRRAWQERRLLLLEPRYTLLVAACLCLAEVGITFWVIHRVAYTEIDWKAYMAEVEGVINGTYDYTQLQGDTGPLVYPAGFVYIFMGLYYATDRGADIRMAQHIFAVLYLATLLLVFLIYHQTCKVPPFVFFFMCCASYRVHSIFVLRLFNDPVAMVLLFLSVNLLLAQRWSWGCCCFSLAVSVKMSVLLFAPGLLFLLLTKFGFRGALPKLGICAVLQVVLGLPFLLKNPVGYLSRSFDLGRQFLFRWTVNWRFLPEALFLHRAFHLALLTAHLTVLLLFALCRWHRTGEGILSLLKDPSKRKVPPQPLTPNQIVSTLFTSNFIGICFSRSLHYQFYVWYFHTLPYLLWAMPARWLTHLLRLLVLGLIELSWNTYPSTSCSSAALHACHAVILLQLWLGPQPFPKTIPHSKKAH; encoded by the exons ATGGCGGCAGGCCTGCGGAAACGCGGCCGGGAGGGTCCCGCAACCCGGGCGGCAGGACTCTGCGGGCAGTGGCTGCGGCGCGCCTGGCAAGAGCGGCGCCTACTGCTGCTGGAACCGCGCTACACGCTGCTGGTGGCCGCCTGCCTCTGCCTGGCGGAGGTGGGCATCACCTTCTGGGTCATTCACAGGGTGGCAT ATACAGAGATTGACTGGAAAGCCTACATGGCTGAGGTAGAGGGCGTCATAAATGGCACCTATGACTACACTCAACTGCAAGGTGACACTGGACCTCTTGT GTACCCAGCTGGCTTCGTGTACATCTTTATGGGGCTTTACTATGCCACTGACCGAGGCGCTGACATCCGCATGGCCCAGCACATCTTTGCTGTGCTCTACCTGGCCACTTTGCTGCTTGTCTTCTTGATTTACCACCAGACCTGCAAG GTACCTCCCTTCGTCTTTTTCTTCATGTGCTGTGCCTCTTATCGTGTCCACTCCATCTTTGTGCTGCGGCTCTTCAATGATCCAGTGGCCATGGTGCTGCTCTTCCTCAGTGTCAACCTCCTGCTGGCCCAGCGCTggagctggggctgctgctgttTCAG CCTGGCAGTCTCTGTGAAGATGAGTGTGCTGCTCTTCGCCCCTGGATTACTATTCCTTCTCCTCACAAAATTTGGCTTCCGTGGGGCCCTCCCCAAGTTGGGCATCTGTGCTGTCCTTCAG GTGGTGCTAGGGCTGCCCTTCCTGCTGAAGAACCCCGTCGGCTACCTATCCCGCTCCTTTGACCTTGGCCGCCAGTTTCTCTTCCGCTGGACAGTGAACTGGCGCTTTCTCCCTGAGGCCCTCTTCCTGCATCGTGCCTTCCACCTGGCACTGTTGACTGCCCACCTCACCGTGCTCTTGCTCTTTGCGCTCTGCAGGTGGCACAG GACAGGGGAAGGTATCCTGTCGCTGCTGAAGGATCCCTCCAAAAGGAAGGTTCCACCCCAGCCCCTCACACCCAACC AGATTGTTTCTACCCTCTTCACCTCCAACTTCATTGGCATCTGCTTCAGCCGCTCCCTTCACTACCAGTTCTACGTTTGGTATTTCCACACACTGCCCTACCTCCTGTGGGCCATGCCTGCCCGCTGGCTCACTCACCTGCTCAG GTTGCTGGTGCTGGGGCTCATCGAGCTCTCCTGGAACACATACCCATCCACGTCTTGCAGCTCTGCTGCCCTGCATGCATGCCATGCAGTCATCCTGCTGCAGCTCTGGCTGGgcccccagcccttccccaaGACCATCCCGCACAGCAAGAAAGCCCACTGA
- the LOC102404191 gene encoding EEF1A lysine methyltransferase 4 isoform X4, translated as MACLGPSAQVPELPEKNCGYREVQYWDQRYQGAADSAPYEWFGDFSCFRDLLEPELRPLDRILVLGCGNSALSYELFLGGFPDVTSVDYSSVVVAAMRARYAHVPTLRWETMDVRALGFPSGSFDVVLEKGTLDALLTGEQDPWTVSSEGVHTVDQVLNEVSRVLVPTGRFISLTSAAPHFRTRHYAQAHYGWSLRHATYGNGFHFHFYLMQKGKELSVAQLALGAQILSPPRPPTPPCFLQDSDHEDFLSAIQL; from the exons ATGGCTTGTCTGGGGCCTTCCGCACAGGTGCCGGAGTTACCGGAGAAGAACTGCGGGTACCGCGAGGTCCAGTACTGGGACCAGCGATACCAGGGCGCTGCCGACTCTGCCCCCTACGAGTGGTTCGGAGACTTTTCTTGCTTCCGTGACCTCCTAGAGCCGGAGTTGCGGCCGTTGGACCGTATCCTCGTGCTAG GCTGTGGAAACAGTGCCCTGAGCTACGAGCTAttccttgggggcttccctgatgtgaCCAGTGTGGACTACTCATCAGTAGTGGTGGCTGCCATGAGGGCTCGGTATGCCCACGTGCCCACGCTGCGATGGGAGACCATGGATGTGCgggcactgggcttccctagtggctctttCGACGTGGTGCTTGAGAAGGGCACACTGGATGCCCTGTTGACTGGTGAACAGGATCCCTGGACTGTGTCCTCTGAAGGTGTCCACACTGTGGACCAGGTGCTAAATGAG GTGAGCCGAGTGCTGGTCCCTACGGGCCGGTTCATCTCATTGACCTCTGCTGCCCCCCACTTTCGGACAAGACACTATGCTCAAGCTCATTATGGCTGGTCCTTGAGGCATGCAACCTATGGCAATGGTTTCCACTTTCATTTCTACCTCATGCAGAAGGGCAAAGAGCTCAGTGTGGCCCAGCTGGCCCTTGGGGCACAGATCCTCTCACCCCCTagacctcccaccccaccctgcttCCTCCAGGACTCAGATCATGAGGACTTCCTCAGTGCCATTCAGCTGTGA